The Stieleria maiorica genome includes the window ATCATCCAGCCCGGCTTCGGACCGCGCCAAATACTCCGGCGAATCCAGATACCCCGGAGACTGGAAATCCGCGATGCAAACCTTTGCGGCGCTGTCGGTCGTCAGCCCGATCTCCAAGGGCTTGTTTCCCTCGGTCACGACCAGCACCGAAACGGTTCTCAGCGGTCGCAGGCCCGCATAAGCAAAGTTATCGATCGTCAAATCGTCATCCAGCGGTTGGTCGCGCGACGCGCCAGAACCAGGTGATTCCAACCGCAGTTCCAACGACGCCGCGGTCTCTTGTCCGGCCAGGGAGAACGTCACGCCAGTTTCTTCGGCGGGGGCCAGCGTCAATGATTCGGATTCGCGCCAAACGCCATCGACGTACAGCGACAGGTTGAACGTTTCTTCGACCGTCCCAAAGTTGACGATCGTTGCAAACGCTTGAGCGTCGCCCGGTTTTTCGACGTTGCGATCGGCACTGAAAGCGGTGATGGCCACGTTCCGCGATTGATCGGAGCCGACCTGCAGGTAGGTGGGGACGAGGTTTCCGACATTGAAATCGCTGACGTCGCGGAATCCGCCGTCGCTGTAGATCAACAAGTCCGCCGGCATCGGGTCGGCGACTTGCACGTCGTTTTCGTCCCCGGTCGTGCTGCTGCGGCGGGGATTGGCCAACCCGTCGGCCGCTTCGAGCGCGCCGATGATGTCGGTGGGGCGATTGGTCACTTGGGCGCGTTCCAACGCGGCTCGCAAACGCCCGCGGTCGCTGGTGAAAGACTGCAGCACTTCTGCGCGGTCGCTGAACGTAACCAACATCGCGGTTTCACGTTCTTCCATGTCGTCGATCTGCTCGCGGATCATCTTGCGAGCCAGTTCGAATCGATTGCGTTCTTCCCCGGCATCGGTCGCCATCATGCTCGCCGACGCGTCCAACAGGAACACCTTCCGGCCCTGGCTGGTCGATTCGCCCTGGACGCCGGGACGCAACAACGCGACCGCAGCGAGAGCAACGGCCAACAGTTGCAAGAACAGCAACAGGTTTTGCCGGATCCGCTGGAACAAACTGTTCACGTGCAGATCTTCGACCGTTCGGGACCACAGATACGTGCTCGGAATCTCAACCGGTTCACGTCGCAGTTTCAAGAAATACAGCAGAATGATTCCGGTCGGCACCGCGGCGAACAGTGCCCATTGCCACGGCAGAAGCGTTGAAATCCAATTCATCGCACAACGCCTCGTTTGCGCAAGTAGCGAGTCATGACGTCATCGACCGGCTGATCGGTTCGCACGGGCAGGTAAGCGATACTGCGTCGCGAACAGAACGTCTTGACGCTGCTGAGGAACGATTGCAGCGTCAACTTGTACCGATCCAGGACATAATTGTTGATCGTGATCTCGGTTTCATCGCCGTCTTCGCTGTCGATCAATCGTCGATCACCACGAATCGGCGGGTCGATCTCTTCGGGCGACAGGATGTGCATCACATAGACGTCCATCCGGCGGCCGACCAACATGCGAAGGGCCGCTTCGTAGCCAGATTTGTCCATCAGATCGGTGATCAAGACGATCACCCCGGTACCCGTATTGCGCAACGAAAAATCTTTGACGCCGTCGTGCAACGAAACATTGTCGCCGCTATCAAGACTTTCCAGGTACTGCAGCATCTTCCACAATCCGCTGCGGCCGCGCAGCACGGGGGCACGTCGGCCCTGGTTTCCGAGTGCTTGAACGCTGACCCGGTCGGCGCGACAAAGACCGATGTAGCCCAGTGCGGCGGCCATCTGTTTGGCCACGTGGAATTTGGTCGGCGTTCCAAAGTTCATCGACTCGCTGCAATCGATCAACGCATAGACGTGCAGGTCCTCTTCCTCCTGAAACAACTTCAGGAACAAGTGGTCCAGACGGGCATACAGATTCCAGTCGATCAACCTCAGGTCGTCGCCGGGAACGTAGTTGCGAAAATCGGCGAATTCGACGCTTTGTCCTTTCCGCTTGCTGCGGCGTTCCCCTTTCATCCGCCCACGAAACACTTTGCGTGAGACGAGTTCCAAACGTTCCAGTTTGGCCAGCAGATCGGGCGAGAGCAGCGGGATCGATTCGGTGGTGGCACTCATGGCCGCTAGTGTAGCGGAAGTCCGTCGGAGCCGTAGCGGAAGTCGGCACGAGCGGTAGCGGAAGTCGCCAAGACTTTCGGCGTCGTCAATCGCACTGAACTTCAAAGCGGCTTGCCGAAAGAATCAGCCGAACGGCGATAGGTCCGGCTTTTGCCGCCACACAACCCAGAGGATCGCCTACCGCCTGACCGTTGGACTCTCCATCTTGATCAAATCGACAAGCCGTCGGCGAGTTCCGCGACGCAACACCAACGCCGATCCCACTCTTCACTCAATCACCGTTGCGGTAAAGCCGTCGCCTTGGGCGGTCGTGCCGGGATCGAAATGGGAACGTCGTGCGATTCCGATGGCGACGGCCGCGTCCTCGCCCGTCGTGGCGACACTGGTCAGACGCCCGACGACTTTATCATCTGACCTGACTTCGCTGCCGGCAGTCGGGATCGCTCCGGAGGTTTCCCAGCGGACCAGTTGTTTTTGAACCTGGCCTAACGCGTCCAATCGAGCAACCGTTTCCTGCCCCAAGTAGCACCCCTTCGTGAAGCAGATCGACTGCTTGATGCGACTGGCTTCCTGGGGCAGATTCTTGTCCGACAGGTCGACGCCGAACCAGGGGAATCCGGCCAGTGTGCGGGCATGATGAAATTCCGTATCATCGCCAGGCATTTCGCCCGTCGAGCTTAAAACTTGTTCGATTCCTCCTGGCGTTTCGGTGACCAGCACGATCGTCTGGTCGCCCAGCCAATCCACGTCATAGCACATCGCGTTGGACTCGCCCCAATCGGTTTCGTCGCGCAGCGTCACCGGGGCGTCGGG containing:
- a CDS encoding vWA domain-containing protein, yielding MNWISTLLPWQWALFAAVPTGIILLYFLKLRREPVEIPSTYLWSRTVEDLHVNSLFQRIRQNLLLFLQLLAVALAAVALLRPGVQGESTSQGRKVFLLDASASMMATDAGEERNRFELARKMIREQIDDMEERETAMLVTFSDRAEVLQSFTSDRGRLRAALERAQVTNRPTDIIGALEAADGLANPRRSSTTGDENDVQVADPMPADLLIYSDGGFRDVSDFNVGNLVPTYLQVGSDQSRNVAITAFSADRNVEKPGDAQAFATIVNFGTVEETFNLSLYVDGVWRESESLTLAPAEETGVTFSLAGQETAASLELRLESPGSGASRDQPLDDDLTIDNFAYAGLRPLRTVSVLVVTEGNKPLEIGLTTDSAAKVCIADFQSPGYLDSPEYLARSEAGLDDLIIFDRCQPKELPQTNTFFIGALPSDQWAWASDPGQTILVDIDRTHPMMQYLELFSLLIFEGRSVSGPTGTRELVGGDNGTVLALAPRDGYQDLVLGFEIITSAADGTPQTNTNWYAERSWPVFLLNVLRHLAGAADATAAPSFLPGDTIRLRVESQIESVGIARGSGTPESIRTGSSGSVEFVDSDQPGSYRVTAGEKLVDLFSINLFSRQESQIQPRETFELGYETIETAGMIETRQEYWRWILAAVLAVLAIEWWLYNRRIA
- a CDS encoding DUF58 domain-containing protein, whose translation is MSATTESIPLLSPDLLAKLERLELVSRKVFRGRMKGERRSKRKGQSVEFADFRNYVPGDDLRLIDWNLYARLDHLFLKLFQEEEDLHVYALIDCSESMNFGTPTKFHVAKQMAAALGYIGLCRADRVSVQALGNQGRRAPVLRGRSGLWKMLQYLESLDSGDNVSLHDGVKDFSLRNTGTGVIVLITDLMDKSGYEAALRMLVGRRMDVYVMHILSPEEIDPPIRGDRRLIDSEDGDETEITINNYVLDRYKLTLQSFLSSVKTFCSRRSIAYLPVRTDQPVDDVMTRYLRKRGVVR
- the ygfZ gene encoding CAF17-like 4Fe-4S cluster assembly/insertion protein YgfZ, translated to MSTVFRLSAATVLDLAGTDAAAILNNLTTNDVKSLQVGCGCETFLTDVRGKTLAHVVAFRTVDGFRLIGAPGQADAIAAHADRYTIREDATPIDRSADNTAFVLAPDAPVTLRDETDWGESNAMCYDVDWLGDQTIVLVTETPGGIEQVLSSTGEMPGDDTEFHHARTLAGFPWFGVDLSDKNLPQEASRIKQSICFTKGCYLGQETVARLDALGQVQKQLVRWETSGAIPTAGSEVRSDDKVVGRLTSVATTGEDAAVAIGIARRSHFDPGTTAQGDGFTATVIE